In the genome of Neodiprion fabricii isolate iyNeoFabr1 chromosome 4, iyNeoFabr1.1, whole genome shotgun sequence, the window GCCGCTCACATAAACGAGAAGGTGACCCTCGCCAACGAAGCCGTCAAGTCCGCTGACGTCGTCGCCGTCGCTGCTCCCGGCGTCGTTTCCGCTTACTCCGCGCCCGCCTTGGTTTCCGCTTACCCTGCCCACGTCGGTTTCTACCGATACGCTCACGGAGCCCCCGTCGGCGTTGACGGCCGCGTCGTCGACACCCCCGAGGTTGCTCACGCCAAGGTCGAGCACGCCGCTGCCCACATCAACGAGAAGGTGACCCTTGCCAATGAGGCCGCCAAGAACTACGCCGCTCACGCCGCCCACGCCGTCGTCTCGGCATACTCGGCACCCCTGGTTTCCGCCTATTCCGCACCCGCCGTCGTCTCCGCGTACCCTCACGGACTCGTCCGCAGCGTCGTACCCGCCGTCTCCGTGTGGTAATCGGGCACCGATTATCGCCGATGCGTATTACGATCGAAGAACCTACCGGGCGCTGGTCGCCGCAATCgtgtataaatgtatttactcacaattagaattttttatccaatcaCATCCTATCGTTCAGATGCAATAAACTACATCATAAATCAAACTTATCGATGTGTGATCTGCTTATTTCAGAAATACCTCGATATGTAGCTCGAGGACCTTAAGCTTTGTCGTCTTATAACAACTAAGATATAGTTTAACCAAGGCTCGTGCATTTgtcgtttgaattttgacgTATATAATTACCTACTACTCGAATTGATGCCTTACATCGAGGTGAACAGATTTTTGGATCGATTTTTCATGACGAGACATCAGCGAGTTGGAAATGATGTATTCAGAGCAACAGGTCGTGgttttgccaatttttaaaaacttgatctATTAATGTACGGTTTGGCAAGTAATCAGCAATCACTTGCCAAACATTGTCATTTTTCAAAGCTGTTCTAATGAACTGCGGAAGGTGATCCTTACGTAAGCGAATTAcgtcttttatttttagtcGAATCCCATACAGAGCGGTTTTCTCTGCTCCGAGACGGTGCAACGAATTCACAGGTAACAACTACTTGAATCAGGAGATGCGATAATGACTGTAAGCCTGCGCAGTCGTTCGCTTCAAGCAATTTTAAAATGACGTGTGATGCTCGGGCATATGCATATTCCATCCATGCGATATCCTCGTCCATGAGAGCAAATTGTACATCAATAGTATATTCGTAAATTCAAATGAGTAAGCAAACAGTCAATCTCTACAGCACGATTCAATATTCTAGTTGCTATAAATATAGTATTTAATTACATACCTGATTCTCCAACAGCTGATATATTTCCAGCGTTTTCTTAAACCGGATTATCCTCTTCACACACGACCAGggaatatatttaataaataattgctGCCAACATTCGCCACACACGATAGGATAGGTCTCCAGGAGGTGCAATGCCTGTGCGGGGCAAGGAGGGGGAGATGGATCAATGACCATCATCATGCGTTTGCAGCCGTCTTAAAATTATCAACAGAAACACCCGCACTCGCACGAGGGACAAGCAAAACTGCGGAAAATCTTATCCGTGTACCTACAGCTGGACTGAGTTCAAGTCTCAGCTCGACGATTTGGCGCTTGAACGACGCGACAGGTCatacaatttttgcaaattgcCGCTCAAGTCCTCCCATTCCGCAGCCTCGCACGAAATTCTTCATAAGTACCGCCTATCTGTTTAGAATCTTcgatatataatattaattgttCGCGAAAGAAAACCGCATCGATCGCGAGTCATCTCGTGATCGGTCAACAATGTCttattttgcgattttttcaaGCCATCTTTTTTGGTCGGTCTAATCGAGATGACGTAGATCAGTGTTCGATATTGTACACATTTCAGAAAGTGAACCAGAACATGAAAGAGGAAAGAACTGGGAGAGAGTGAACGTATAGAAACCACTCTAACCCTcggttattttttaaaatcgttcTCTCCGCTGTGCCTGCCTTCGCCCAAGCGAATCCAAGACTGCCTCCAAGTTACGCTTTTCCTCCATTACGGTGACACCCCCGAGGTTGCCCGGGTCAAGGTCGAGAACGCCATTGGCCACGTCAACGAGAGGACGATCCTTGCCAATGAGGTATCCCCCCCTTCCTACAACCCTTACACCGGCTACTGCGCACCCTTTGACTCCTCCGACGTGTCCGAATGGTAATCGGGCCCCGACTATTGCCGTTGCTTATTATACTGGAAATGTTCCTTCGGGGCGCTAGTCGCCGCAACTGTATATAACATGCACTATTTGCtaagatttttttatcgactcATCTATATCGTGTTGTTCAGCTacgataaataatatttcaaacttaccGATGTGTGATTAGTTTCTTCTCATACCTTGATATGTAGCTGGGGAAGCTTAAGCTTTACAATCTTACAATTAACATCTAATTAAACTTTGACTTGTATAAGGTACCGACCAGGCGTATTGATGTCTTACACTAAGGTGAATATAGTTttggattaattttttgatacgTGACATCGGCGAGCTTAACGAGAGGACATATTGAAATCAGCTTTTGAGTAATCCACCTAGCTTTGATTTTCGAGAGATCAACTTCTGTAAAGCGTGacgcaaaatgaaaaagtgaaaatcatCATCCAAATTCGTAGTTATCCTGTGTCACGAAATTCTTAGATTCAGTTTGTCTGTCTCTGTGAAATTAGGCCGTGCAAGACTAATTGCCAGATCAAGGATTAACGTACAAAAAGAAATGAGCAAATCACGGCGAGCAAAATATaagaggaaagagagaaaccGATAAATTGAAACAAGGACAGCTTGAcgagaggaaagaaaacagTGAGGAGGAAGGTAGTTCAATGGCAGTGACCCTATATAGAGATGCAGGTATATTTATAGTACATCCTGCGATGTGGGAATAGATCGGGGATAGAAAAAGGCAGCTAGtagtaaataaagaaaaagaaacaacattAACGACGCTTGTTAATATGGTCACTTGTCTTTCCACGCCTGGATCGTGCCGCTATTGTCATTTCGTGTTACAAAGGCTGTAGCTGAGTTCCCAACGTCGAATCTCATTCGCCTGGACTTGGTTCGGACTCTGGTGTGCCGCCTTATTTGACTTTATCTGCAATAAATACAAACCGTCGTTACGGACTGATATGAATCTGTACACTAGATAATTGGCGAACACGTATTTCGAAACGCTGcgaattttgatttatttttttttggcagtgcACGGCCATTTATACGAGCTGTTAGTTTATGCTGGAACCAACAAAAAGATTGAATCGATATTTTGAGAGACAATACTTGACGGTTTCTTACTCTCGAGGATCGGTTATAAGGTATTATCACCGTATTCGCACAACAAGAAACAACTGCGTAGGTATCACATTGTCGAATATAAATCGAGCACGGCACGGACTGTAAAATTAACAACGTCgcataaaatttattaaattccgCAACCATTGGCCATTATTCAAATATCCTGGTATGATaatttgcatgaaaaataCGCGGACACGATTCGAAAATCAGCCGCCATCATAAGTGCGCCGCGCGAGTGATCGGATAGTGAATTTTGGTTTTTCTAACGCGGAAGTTCGCGCCGTATCGATTCGTCGATTAGTcggattaaaaatttcgaatgaattatAATCGTGCATCTACTCTCCTGTTCTACCTGGGCGTGGGTACATTATCTCAACCAGATTAACCGGCGATGCGAGGATAAACGGTGAACCGACCGGGCGACCGCGAGGCGAGCACTCGATCTATTTTAAGGACTCGACGTACACGCATACACGTACGTTTTATCACCGAGGGGGACTTGTATTCCGCGGTCTCTCTCCGCGCATCGCAATTCGCACGAATAAAACAGCGCAAAGGACGAAACAGCCGCAGCCCGCCGATCGCAAGCGTCTAGGACGCCTGGAAAAATCTGCAGTAACGAAAGGATCCGCGACGCAACGCCGACATATTAGGACACAGATGAACAAGGACGCAGGGGGAAACCGCCCGCGGAATTCGCGATATCGAGCCTTTGCCCGCGGAGTAAACGCGCGCGGCAAAAACCCGCACCTCCGATGGGACAAGTCGGCGATCGTTCGAGTATTTTGAACTTGGCGTCGACCTTGCGGGGCCGGCGTTACAACCTGTTCTCTCCGACGGGCGTGTACGTTATAGTTCCATCCTCGTCTCATCTGGTTTACAAATTCGCAATAAAAAGACGAGCAGATGCGTTGCCCGAAGGGCGTGGCGATCAGCCCCGTCCTCTTCTCCGGCGGCCGGGACACCACCGGGTGCCTATATAAAGTGTCAGGTGGCATCTCGAGTCGTCAAACGTGTGAATCGGGTCCTCGTATTGTCGCACAGAAGCAGCAAATCGTCTCCGAAGATTCGCGTCGCACCATGAAGCTACCGGTTAGGCGATTCGCAAAAGCTCAAGCCTCGCAAGACGGAGTCTCGAATCGCCGTTCCTAATTCTCCGGTAATTCCAGGTCCTCCTCTTGTTCGCGGGATTCGCCTCCGGCGTCGTCGGCATGCCGTCGGGCCTCGTCCTCGGCTACCAGGACACCCTGGGCCAGTACAGCTTCGGTTACAGCGCGCCGAGTCAGGCCCGATCGGAAGCTCGATCTCTTGACGGGGTAACCCGAGGATCCTACAGCTACGTCGACGCCGCAGGCTTGGTCCAGAGCACGGATTACACGGCCGACGGGGAGCACGGCTTCCGGGTGGCGGCGACGAACCTCCCTCAAGCTCCAGCGCCGGTTCAGGAGACACCGGAAGTCGCCGCTGCCAGATCTGCGCACCTCAAGGCGCTGGAGCAGGCGGCGCAGGAACTCCCGCAGGTTCAGCAGGACGCCGACAGCGTGGTGATTTCGGCGAAAATCGCCACCCCGGAACAGGAAAATCCCGCGAAAGATCAGGCCGAACCGGAGAAGTCCGGCGAAGAGATCATAGTCGAGGCTGCCGCGCCCGAGGGACAGGTTGGTGGAATACTTTATTTTAAACTTGATTACGGGTTACGATTCCGAAGTGGAGATACATCGAGGTTTTAGTCATTAATTACCTCGCTACCGCCTCGAGATACCTGTATAATTAACCGCTTGAGTTCCAATCCATAATCATTTGTAATCGATCTTGAAACTCCGAAGATTTTTGGATCACGACACGACCGAGCTTCGATTCCGAATCTCGGAATTCCAAGACTCACGCGTGCTTTCAACCGTCCAATTTTCTCCCCTTACAGGCATCCGATGAGTCGCAACCAGCCGCAGCTGTTAATGAGGAGGCTTCGAAGACCGAGGACCAACCCGAGGCACAGGAGAAGCAGAAGGGCCGAACGATCGAGGAGCCGGTTTTAGCCCCGTGGATCAGTCCGGTGGCGGGATCCCTGCCTGTACCTCTGATCCCGGTGAACTTTGACCTGCCGTCGATCTCCGCCTACTCCGGGCGGCCTGCGGCCGCCAAGGCCGAGCAAACACTTCCGCAAGCAACGCCCGACCAAGGTCATTACACAAGTACGAGATCAGGCGAGATCGCCGGTCTCAAACTGGATCGGTCTGCATCCGGCGACACGCCCAGTGACGTGATTGTGTGTTAATTTTTCCGAGAGTGagtgagcgagagagagagagagagagagagagagagaaagagagagagaaccaCATCCTGAATCCGAGCGTAAACACGCTTCACGCATCAGGCTTAATCGAAGCACGTATAATGTCGTGGATATTTTTCACTCGTAAATATGACGGTATGGTTCGCGTGCTGTTTAACAGACTGCAGTTTTGAATGGTCGCTTTTTTCCCATATAATTTAGGTATGTTATTATACCGAGCCAAGTCGCACtgtcggatgaaaaaaaaaagtttgtgtCTGATTTTTGAACAGGTCTTTTTAGAAAAGGATACTTCGCTGCCGGTGCGAGGGCAAACTTTATATTTTGATTCGATCGATCTGGAAACATCCTCGGTAACGATTTCGCGAAAGTTTCATACCTGTTTATACGTCGATTCCATGTTTATTTTCATGCGATACCTGTTCGTAAATTTCTACCGCACCTGTGTAattacatgaaaaattgtcaccCATTTCTAAATAGGACTGATCACGCCGGCTGGTACAACGCTGAAAACCTTGCCTGCAGGATCGCAGTTTGTTCCTCAAGCTGAGGTTCCGCAGGGTTCTCGATCAGGCGAATCCGCGCCTGTCGTTCCTACGGTCAGCCGGGCAAGCTCCGCCAGGGAATACGAAATCTATGAAAGACCTGCGGTCTACGCGCCCGTGGGTTCGGTTATCCAACTTCAGGGATACAACCCGACAATCCCATCGTTCCTGAGATACGCCCCGTTCCCGTACATCGCCTACAACGTTGTGTAAATCCGTTTAAATTGCCGCTCGCCTTCTTTTCGTCGAGAGCTCGAAACCTGAGGTGAGAACAGAAGGATcgtctttttcgttttcgtaaAGAAAGAATAGTTATTTGACACATTGATTTGCCTTTCTTGTTTCAGAATACTCGGCAAGAGGAGTCGGACATTTTTTTGCAGACTTCGGACGGCGAGGCAGATTTTCACATCCGACGCAAGATTAATGGAATTCTCCAGCGTCCTCGCGATTTCGGTTCGACGAGCTTCGGGAAGGAATTGTTTAATCCATCGATAATATATTGCGACTGTCGATTAGGATACTCTATTCTCTTTACCCCTATATGCATAATTATAGTTACACATACTACACTATGGTTAACGGGGAATTAAATGCGTTGTTACTAAATAAGcaacgaattaaaataaacgAATCAAACAttagagtagcagggaaaaagattaaaaatcgaTACGTACCCGGCCCACTTAAAAGTCATGTCACTCTGTTTTCAGCGCGTAACACAAATCAATCGCATTGTACGCCTGCagattgattttttcttcgaccTGTCCGACTTGCTTTTACGGCTGtataacgatgaaaaaaataaaaggtgCGATTTGCTAAAATTCATTAATGGTTTCCTTCACCTTTCCAATTTGTTTTTCCTGACGGTTTCGTCCCAGCTCCTCTTCGTTAAAATTATCCTCAGGGTGGAAATTGTTCCTGGCTCGTTTCAACATCGTGTAGAACAATGTCGGGCACGGtataaaacgtgaaaatttgttgagtttcatttattctttttttataaaacaacTCAAAATGTGAACAATCAAAAGAATTATGGAATAtttgtatgtaatatacatacctatatgtttttatatgtatatatatatatatatattattatatttaaataatagtatattattatataataataataattatcctataatacgtatgtgtatataataatatagatTTAATACCGTctattgttaatattattattattattattattattattacagtaaACTTAAGGATACAAgctatatatgtattataaactGACGTTGAATCTAGAACGTgtagatataatattataatctGTATACGATATAACAATGTCATAATCCGTATAGGAAATcgtttaaatttatcataaatttttcaaacatttgtCTAAAATACGTCGTCTCGACGCACGCAATTCAATTACGTAAACACAATCCGACCGTGTGTGATACGATAAATTATCACCGCTAATTAATCACGTACaaaaataaagttgaatatatgcgtataatagaataatgatagtaacaataataaggAATGTAAAAGTACACAAAATTAGTTACTACTTCAATGCCGATTGATGCCAGCGAAGCTTTGACAATTATTCTTCACCCCTCCTCGCTCACCTGTTCttactatttttataattatccaCGGTTTTCAGCGCGTTATATCGTCAGTGATTCGGAAGCTGTTAGAATTTTACTTTTCGGTTCACATATGCATGGGATATACGCAGATAATATTACATCGTTTATATTTCCCTGCGTTCTACCAGAGTTGGGAGAAATTTTTGCGCTTTCCTAAAAATTTAACCTttcaatcattattattattattattattattaatattattatttaagtAAGTTTTTCGCAGCTAACGGAAGTAGCGGCGCAGGTTATCCTCAAATGGCCAATCTCGCACTCCCTGACTGGCATCGCATCAGGCTCAAATCGAACTCTCTgatttatacctatattaaaGTGTTTGTAAATGCGcgaggtataaaaaattaatcgattagaATTAAGGAATTCACGGGGTGCTCATATACGCGTCTCGCTCTATTTCACGTAATACTGAAGTTACATTAAGAAATACTAACCGCGATAAACGTAATTCCTAGATTGATTATCGACTCCTCCATCCTACGTGCCGGCATGTATTTTAAtagatattatttatgtatgatctatatgtataatgtagtACACCGCAGATACATATTTCTCGTGTGCGTCTGTGGTGTTGTAACTgtaatgataattttcttcttcaggTTCGACACGATATTTGGAATAAATCGATAATCGTATAAATGTTATATTATCGGATTAGAATCGTTCGCCTAGTGCGATACAACTATGGTTGACAGATTATTAATGAGAAATATATCTACTTGTATtctatatatacctatatatatatgtataccatttcaataaccaaacatatatatatccggatgttcacgttttattttctttttcgaaaatcaggattaaatattattttatatatttattttactttatataTCTCGTcgtgtcatttttttctctcacactATAACATTTGGGCGGTTTTTCCatataa includes:
- the LOC124179311 gene encoding cuticle protein 12.5-like produces the protein MKFFIVLSALAAVALAKPSLPLGYVHVLPGAPTGPDGRVVDTPEVAYAKAEHAAAHINEKVTLANEAVKSADVVAVAAPGVVSAYSAPALVSAYPAHVGFYRYAHGAPVGVDGRVVDTPEVAHAKVEHAAAHINEKVTLANEAAKNYAAHAAHAVVSAYSAPLVSAYSAPAVVSAYPHGLVRSVVPAVSVW
- the LOC124181007 gene encoding translation initiation factor IF-2-like isoform X2, with the translated sequence MKLPVLLLFAGFASGVVGMPSGLVLGYQDTLGQYSFGYSAPSQARSEARSLDGVTRGSYSYVDAAGLVQSTDYTADGEHGFRVAATNLPQAPAPVQETPEVAAARSAHLKALEQAAQELPQVQQDADSVVISAKIATPEQENPAKDQAEPEKSGEEIIVEAAAPEGQASDESQPAAAVNEEASKTEDQPEAQEKQKGRTIEEPVLAPWISPVAGSLPVPLIPVNFDLPSISAYSGRPAAAKAEQTLPQATPDQGLITPAGTTLKTLPAGSQFVPQAEVPQGSRSGESAPVVPTVSRASSAREYEIYERPAVYAPVGSVIQLQGYNPTIPSFLRYAPFPYIAYNVV
- the LOC124181007 gene encoding translation initiation factor IF-2-like isoform X1 gives rise to the protein MKLPVLLLFAGFASGVVGMPSGLVLGYQDTLGQYSFGYSAPSQARSEARSLDGVTRGSYSYVDAAGLVQSTDYTADGEHGFRVAATNLPQAPAPVQETPEVAAARSAHLKALEQAAQELPQVQQDADSVVISAKIATPEQENPAKDQAEPEKSGEEIIVEAAAPEGQASDESQPAAAVNEEASKTEDQPEAQEKQKGRTIEEPVLAPWISPVAGSLPVPLIPVNFDLPSISAYSGRPAAAKAEQTLPQATPDQGHYTRLITPAGTTLKTLPAGSQFVPQAEVPQGSRSGESAPVVPTVSRASSAREYEIYERPAVYAPVGSVIQLQGYNPTIPSFLRYAPFPYIAYNVV